Genomic window (Desulforapulum autotrophicum HRM2):
GAGGCGCCTTCCAAGGCTGCTCCAGCCCAGCTTCAGGAACTGTCCATCCGGGTTGTGAACATAGAAGAATGAAAGAACTCAGGGATCTTATAAAATCCAAGGCCGAGTATCTTGGTGACGGGATACTCAAGGCCGACGGTTTCATTAATCACCAGATTTTACCGGGGTTTTCAACACGAATGGGCAAGGCCTTTGCCGAGGAATTCAGGGCCCAGGGGGTGGCAGGGGCAACCAAAATCGTCACGGCCGAGGTGAGCGGTATAGCCCCGGCCCTGGTGACGGCCCAGGCCATGGACATCCCCATGGTCTTTGCACGTAAGCGACGGCCTGCCTTTATGAACGATCCTCTTTTTGAGGCGTCTGCCAGAAGCCGAACCAAGGGGGAGGATGTCACCCTTTACATTTCATCGAGATACCTTGAACCTTCGGACCGGGTGATTATTGTGGATGATTTTCTTGCAACGGCATCCACCCTGGAGGCCCTGTGCGCCATCGTGGACAAGAGCGGTGCCAAACTCATGGCCATCGGCTGCATCATTGAAAAGGTGTTTGAAAACGGCAGAGAACGCCTTGACCGGTTTAATGTGCCGGTTATCGCACTTGCCAGGGTGGATCTTGTTGACTCGGGCAGGTCTTTTACGGTACTGTAAATCCATATGAAAGCCACTTACACAGATCTGCGCAATATGGCCAGAAAAATTGTGGCAGCCCTTCCCCGGCCGGCCTTCTGCACCCTGTTTCAGGGTGAGATTGCCCGCTCAAAAGATCTTTTGCATACCCACCCCCTGCTGACGGGGCTTAAGACGCGGATTATCCCCCTGCTGGACGATGATTTTGGCCACGGTATGCTCCATTCAGAGCTTGTGGCCATTGATGCAGGTGCCATTGTCCAGATCGAGATGGGGCTCAGCCCGGGTGCGCCGGAAATGATGAGGGCCATGGTGCTTGTCCAGGTGGCAGGACTGCTCCATGACATCAAACGCAAGGAGAAAAAGCACGCACAGAAAGGTGCATTGTTTGCTGAAAATCTGCTTACCACCGAAGGATTTGATCTCACAGCCCTGGAGATTAAAATCGTGTGTAACGCCATCGGTAACCATGAGGCCTTCCAGGAGAAAAATATCGGTCTTGGCAAACCGGTTAAATCAAGGAATCACAGATCAGATTCCGGTCCGGAATCAACGACCGGATTAATTCCTCAATTGATCTCCGATGCCCTGTACGATGCAGACAAGTTCAGGTGGGGTCCAGACAATTTTACCCATACGGTCTGGGACATGGTTGTCTTTGCCAAGATCCCCCTGGCTGATTTTTTAAAACATTTTCCAGGGGGTATGAAAAAACTTGCCCAGATCCGGAATACCTTCCGGACGGATACGGGTAAAGCCTATGGACCCGGCTTTATTGACGTGGGGCTTGAGACAGGAAAGCGTCTGGCAGCACGCCTGAGGAGCGATTATTCCGAACTTTTTTCCTGATAACAAGGTCAGGAACGATGCCTTCTGACGCAGAGAATGGGGGTGTTAAACACCAGGGCTGAGGTGTCAGAATCCTTTTTCACCTCAAGCTGCAGGGAGGAACGGTCAATCTCAAAATATTTTGAAATGACCTCCACTATGTCGTTTTGAAGGTTGGTCAAAGTGTCGTCATTTACCTCAAGTTGATCATAAACAAGGGCGAATTGAAGCCGTTTTTTGGCAGCATCCTTGCTGGGTTTATGGCCGGTGAATTTTCTGATCAGTGCGTTCAGCATGGACTGTTCCTTATTTTCTCAACCCAAGTTTATGGGTAAATCTGTTCCATATTCCCGTCTTAGCCCCAGGCACCTCCACAGGAAGGTCTGCTTCGCCGTTAAGCCTTCTTGCGATCCTTCGAAAGGCCTGGCCGGCCTTGGACTCATTGCGCATCACAAGGGGGACACCCGTATTGGTTGATATCACCACCTGGTCGTCCATGGGCACAAGCCCTGCAAGTTCAATGGAAAGGATCTCCATGACATCCTCATGGCTGAGCATGTCTCCCCGTGCCACCATGGCAGGTACGATACGGTTGACAATAAGCTTGGGTGTAATGGATCGGGCGTAGAGAAGTCCTATGACCCTGTCTGCATCCCTGACGGCGGAAACATCCGGAGTACAGACCACAAGGGCCTCGTCTGCGGCTGTAACGGAATTTTCAAATCCACGCTCAATACCGGCCGGTGAATCCATGATGATATAGTCAAACTCCTGCTTGAGTTGCACGGCAATCCGTTCAACACCCGCTGCGGTCAGCACATCTTTGTTGTCGCTCTGGGAGGCGGGAATGAGAAAAAGATTTTCGATTCTGCGATCCCTGATGGCAGCCTGTCTTATGTTGCAGCGCCCATTGACAATATCCACGATGTTAAAGACAATCCTGTTCTCAAGCCCAAGGACCACATCCAGGTTTCTGAGTCCGATATCCATGTCAATGACGGCGACTCTGTTTCCCTCCAGGGCAAGGGCGGCACCAATGGAAGCGGTGGCAGTGGTTTTACCCACGCCGCCCTTTCCCGATGTTACTACGATGATTCTACCTTCCACGTCACACCTCTTGTGATTGCCTGCCGATATAGTCGGCAGAAGCCTTGTTTTTATGCCTAGACCACTTCGGGCCAGGGAAGTCGTCCAAATGGATTGACACCCAGGTAATCCTGAACAAGGATACCCTCATTAACCACGGATGCAAATTCAACCCTGTCCGTTTTTTGTGCGTCCAGGTCTGATACCACATATTCACCGATCTGAACCTGGGAGGGTCTGAAATCCAGGGCCAGTATAATGGCGGTGGCGTTTTTCGGATATCCGGCGTGGACATGGCCAAGCAATCTGCCCATGACCAGAATATCACCACCGGCTGTAATCTGGGCACCGGGGTTGACATCACCCGTGATGAGAACATGTTTTTTTGCCTCGATTTTCTGACCGGATCTTACCCTGCCCCTGAGCATGAGTACCTCACTTCTGTGGCTGGTCCACCCCCGATTCAAATCCCTCTGGCGGATACGCTCCACAGGTATGGATCTTTTTTCTGGAGGGGTTGTAACAATTCCCACGTCAAACCTGGTTTTCAGAAAACTGCTCAGGTTCTGCACCAGACCGTCGTATCCCTTTGCCCCGCCAATGTCAATGACAACCCTGGCATTTATGGCCAGGTGTCTGAGGCGCTCAAACAGCTTAACAAGGTCCTCTTTTAAAATGGATTCCGGCATTGACGGATCCAGGGTGATCCAGAATCCATCCCCTACGCCTTTTAGTTTAACTGGAGGATTGTCCTCAACTACCATGAATTGATTCCATTGTTAACTCTAATTTTATATGTCCTGGCCCATGGTCGGAGCAGCAGTGTGGTACAGTATGGAAAAGACTATAAAAAAAGAGGGATAAGGTGTCAAGTAATATAAACCCCGGGGCGGTTTTAACCTGCCCCGGGTGGTTCGGGTGGACAACTAACCGGGGTCAAGAATTTCCCTTAGCTTGCGGGAAAAGGCGGCCATGGTAAAGGGTTTGAGGATGAATCCTCTGCACCCGGATGCAAGCATGCTCTCAGCAGGAGTGCCAATGGTATGCCCGGTTGAGATGAGCACCTTGACATCCGGGTCAATGGCCTGGAGACGCCGGAAGGTTTCAGGGCCGTCCATATCGTCCATTATCATGTCCAGAACCACCAGGTCAAAGTCTTCGCCGGAGGTGTAAATTTCAATGGCATTGGCACCGCTGTTTGATGTAATCACCCGGTATCCCAGATCCTCGAGCATATGACGTCCCATTTCCAGGATGAGTTCATCGTCGTCCACAAACAGAATGGTTTCAAACCCCATGGGTAGATCTCTGATCCCCTCTTCCAGGTCAAAATTTTCGGGCCCTTCAAACTGGGGCAGCAAAATGGTGAACGAGGTTCCTTCATACTTGGTGCTCCACACGTCAATGGCACCTTTGTGGTTGAGGATGATGCCATGGCAGGCGGCAAGTC
Coding sequences:
- the xpt gene encoding xanthine phosphoribosyltransferase — its product is MKELRDLIKSKAEYLGDGILKADGFINHQILPGFSTRMGKAFAEEFRAQGVAGATKIVTAEVSGIAPALVTAQAMDIPMVFARKRRPAFMNDPLFEASARSRTKGEDVTLYISSRYLEPSDRVIIVDDFLATASTLEALCAIVDKSGAKLMAIGCIIEKVFENGRERLDRFNVPVIALARVDLVDSGRSFTVL
- a CDS encoding HD domain-containing protein translates to MKATYTDLRNMARKIVAALPRPAFCTLFQGEIARSKDLLHTHPLLTGLKTRIIPLLDDDFGHGMLHSELVAIDAGAIVQIEMGLSPGAPEMMRAMVLVQVAGLLHDIKRKEKKHAQKGALFAENLLTTEGFDLTALEIKIVCNAIGNHEAFQEKNIGLGKPVKSRNHRSDSGPESTTGLIPQLISDALYDADKFRWGPDNFTHTVWDMVVFAKIPLADFLKHFPGGMKKLAQIRNTFRTDTGKAYGPGFIDVGLETGKRLAARLRSDYSELFS
- the minE gene encoding cell division topological specificity factor MinE, with product MLNALIRKFTGHKPSKDAAKKRLQFALVYDQLEVNDDTLTNLQNDIVEVISKYFEIDRSSLQLEVKKDSDTSALVFNTPILCVRRHRS
- the minD gene encoding septum site-determining protein MinD, with amino-acid sequence MEGRIIVVTSGKGGVGKTTATASIGAALALEGNRVAVIDMDIGLRNLDVVLGLENRIVFNIVDIVNGRCNIRQAAIRDRRIENLFLIPASQSDNKDVLTAAGVERIAVQLKQEFDYIIMDSPAGIERGFENSVTAADEALVVCTPDVSAVRDADRVIGLLYARSITPKLIVNRIVPAMVARGDMLSHEDVMEILSIELAGLVPMDDQVVISTNTGVPLVMRNESKAGQAFRRIARRLNGEADLPVEVPGAKTGIWNRFTHKLGLRK
- a CDS encoding septum site-determining protein MinC, with product MVVEDNPPVKLKGVGDGFWITLDPSMPESILKEDLVKLFERLRHLAINARVVIDIGGAKGYDGLVQNLSSFLKTRFDVGIVTTPPEKRSIPVERIRQRDLNRGWTSHRSEVLMLRGRVRSGQKIEAKKHVLITGDVNPGAQITAGGDILVMGRLLGHVHAGYPKNATAIILALDFRPSQVQIGEYVVSDLDAQKTDRVEFASVVNEGILVQDYLGVNPFGRLPWPEVV